One Pseudomonas sp. FP1742 genomic window carries:
- the argB gene encoding acetylglutamate kinase, producing the protein MTLEREAAANTAKVLSEALPYIRRYVGKTLVIKYGGNAMESEELKTGFARDIVLMKAVGINPVVVHGGGPQIGDLLKRLSIESHFIDGMRVTDAQTMDVVEMVLGGQVNKDIVNLINRHGGSAIGLTGKDAELIRAKKLTVTRQTPEMTQPEIIDIGHVGEVVGINTDLLNLLVKGDFIPVIAPIGVGANGESYNINADLVAGKVAEALKAEKLMLLTNIAGLMDKSGKVLTGLSTQQVDELIADGTIYGGMLPKIRCALEAVQGGVGSSLIIDGRVPNAILLEIFTDTGVGTLISNRKRH; encoded by the coding sequence ATGACCCTCGAACGCGAAGCCGCCGCCAACACCGCCAAGGTCCTGTCCGAAGCGCTGCCTTACATTCGCCGCTATGTCGGCAAGACGCTGGTGATCAAATACGGCGGCAACGCGATGGAAAGCGAGGAGCTGAAAACCGGCTTCGCCCGCGACATCGTGCTGATGAAAGCCGTGGGCATCAACCCGGTGGTGGTTCACGGCGGCGGCCCGCAAATCGGCGACCTGCTCAAGCGCCTGTCGATCGAGAGCCACTTCATCGATGGCATGCGCGTGACTGACGCGCAGACCATGGACGTCGTGGAAATGGTCCTCGGCGGCCAGGTGAACAAGGACATCGTCAATCTGATCAACCGTCATGGCGGCAGCGCCATCGGCCTGACCGGTAAAGACGCCGAGCTGATTCGCGCGAAAAAGCTCACTGTCACCCGTCAGACCCCGGAGATGACCCAGCCGGAAATCATCGATATCGGCCACGTCGGCGAAGTGGTCGGGATCAACACCGACCTGCTGAACCTGCTGGTCAAAGGCGACTTCATTCCGGTGATCGCGCCGATCGGCGTGGGTGCCAATGGCGAGTCGTACAACATCAACGCCGATCTGGTAGCCGGTAAAGTGGCCGAGGCACTGAAAGCTGAAAAGCTGATGCTGCTGACCAACATCGCCGGCCTGATGGACAAGAGCGGCAAAGTCCTGACCGGCCTGAGCACCCAACAAGTCGACGAGCTGATCGCCGATGGCACCATCTACGGCGGCATGCTGCCGAAGATCCGTTGCGCGCTGGAAGCGGTACAGGGCGGCGTGGGCAGCTCGTTGATCATCGATGGTCGGGTGCCGAATGCAATTCTGCTTGAGATCTTCACCGATACCGGTGTGGGCACCTTGATCAGCAATCGCAAGCGTCACTGA